A region from the Lolium perenne isolate Kyuss_39 chromosome 4, Kyuss_2.0, whole genome shotgun sequence genome encodes:
- the LOC127348193 gene encoding uncharacterized protein, translating to MPRDQTDAGVGAAGRHVVKLSPDMLANIHGRLSFVDRLAFASVFRESRDAFKPEAPWLVLPGGTPETATLFSLADRRAAAARVTSPGIRGHAFLGSSRGWLATADESGRMSLVNPVSGEQRALPAITTIPGLEEYDGVFAFPLKPFVRGPPYAGGREPRGTFTLKAEQMGSYLYRKVVLSDGCHGAAMLITGAMFGVAAFATAKDAAWRLAPSRDGVEDAIHYDGRFYSVTYTGAVEVWEHDPYAGVFTSAVVTPRLDDVAGDPHYRRKYLVAALGGRLMVVLKDWKETKDKLNKIRWACSFKVQVLDGGQWKKTDDIGDAALFIGANESLCLSTRVHPKLKAGHVYYIEDDLSHKGRSRYDHDWCVVRVFCLKDGTEENVEGLGMHWSWPPPAWFTPSIP from the coding sequence ATGCCGCGCGATCAAACAGACGCCGGCGTCGGCGCCGCCGGCCGCCACGTTGTGAAGCTCTCGCCGGACATGCTGGCGAACATCCACGGCCGCCTGAGCTTCGTCGACCGCCTCGCCTTCGCGTCGGTCTTCCGCGAGTCCCGCGACGCGTTCAAGCCCGAGGCGCCATGGCTCGTCCTGCCCGGCGGGACCCCGGAGACCGCCACGCTCTTCTCCCTCGCtgaccgccgcgccgccgccgcgcgcgtcACGAGCCCCGGGATTCGTGGCCATGCCTTCCTCGGCTCCTCCCGTGGGTGGCTCGCCACCGCCGACGAGAGCGGCCGGATGAGCCTTGTCAACCCGGTCAGCGGCGAGCAGCGTGCTCTCCCGGCCATCACCACCATCCCAGGCCTCGAGGAGTACGACGGGGTCTTCGCCTTCCCGCTAAAACCCTTCGTCAGGGGCCCCCCGTACGCCGGCGGCCGCGAGCCGCGCGGGACGTTCACGCTGAAGGCCGAGCAGATGGGCAGCTACCTCTACCGCAAGGTCGTCCTCTCGGACGGTTGCCATGGCGCCGCCATGCTGATCACGGGAGCTATGTTCGGCGTGGCGGCCTTCGCTACTGCCAAAGACGCCGCGTGGAGGCTGGCGCCCTCACGCGACGGCGTCGAGGACGCCATACACTACGACGGCAGGTTCTATTCCGTCACGTACACCGGCGCCGTGGAAGTGTGGGAACATGACCCCTACGCCGGCGTGTTCACGAGCGCCGTGGTCACGCCGAGGCTGGACGACGTGGCCGGCGATCCGCACTACCGCCGCAAGTACCTCGTTGCGGCACTAGGCGGGCGGCTGATGGTCGTGCTCAAGGACTGGAAGGAGACCAAGGACAAGCTTAACAAGATCCGGTGGGCCTGCTCATTCAAGGTGCAGGTCCTCGACGGAGGGCAGTGGAAGAAGACGGACGACATCGGCGACGCCGCACTGTTCATCGGGGCCAACGAGTCTTTGTGCTTGTCGACGAGGGTGCACCCGAAGCTCAAGGCCGGCCACGTCTACTACATCGAGGACGATCTGAGTCACAAGGGTCGCAGCCGCTACGACCACGACTGGTGTGTCGTCCGGGTGTTCTGCCTCAAGGACGGCACGGAGGAGAATGTCGAGGGGCTAGGGATGCACTGGAGCTGGCCACCGCCGGCGTGGTTCACACCATCCATCCCATGA
- the LOC127297510 gene encoding BTB/POZ and MATH domain-containing protein 1: MADQRKVSAAIVAESEERSFVFKVHGYSRAKELFKNGECVASPPFSVSGDSWVLKYYPNGRSALSAAYIFLLLHSVDAKNVNAEARSVRVLGKDGLPLPVTQDMGNKSVPALTADLEFLLAWMSRPKNSYFGYHVDREKLEQSGCMIGDCLSVMCDLTVKKHIHSEETVGNQFVLVPPTDMQLHFSNLLDSMDGADVTFHVGGEEFLAHRIVLAARSSVFKAELLGTMKEKTGSPIEISDMEADVFKSLLHFIYTDSLPVLELASKQGEARRDVVMAGHLLVAADRYNIGRLKLICVHKLCSHIDANMVATSLALAEQHGCSGLKEACLQFLASPSSLEAMKASDGYKHLKISCPSALKELIARLLPVEMKAAKEIIMEI; the protein is encoded by the coding sequence ATGGCAGATCAGCGCAAGGTTTCCGCTGCCATTGTTGCTGAATCCGAGGAAAGGTCCTTCGTGTTCAAGGTACATGGATACTCAAGAGCCAAGGAGCTGTTCAAGAACGGCGAGTGCGTCGCTTCTCCCCCTTTCAGCGTTTCAGGTGACAGCTGGGTTCTCAAGTATTACCCCAACGGCCGCTCCGCACTCAGTGCTGCTTACATCTTTCTGCTTCTTCACTCTGTTGATGCCAAGAATGTGAATGCGGAAGCTAGATCTGTTCGTGTACTTGGCAAGGACGGTCTACCACTGCCAGTGACACAGGACATGGGTAATAAATCTGTACCGGCCTTAACAGCTGATCTGGAATTTCTTCTTGCATGGATGTCCCGACCCAAAAACTCGTATTTTGGTTACCATGTCGATCGGGAGAAACTGGAGCAATCAGGGTGTATGATAGGTGACTGCTTAAGCGTCATGTGTGATCTCACTGTCAAGAAGCATATCCACAGCGAAGAAACAGTTGGGAATCAGTTTGTTCTAGTCCCTCCAACCGACATGCAGCTGCATTTCAGCAACCTCCTGGACAGCATGGATGGAGCGGACGTGACCTTTCATGTCGGCGGGGAGGAGTTCTTGGCTCATAGGATCGTGTTGGCTGCTAGGTCATCTGTATTCAAGGCGGAGCTCCTCGGCACCATGAAGGAGAAAACCGGAAGTCCTATTGAAATCAGTGACATGGAAGCTGATGTGTTCAAGTCATTGCTGCACTTCATATACACCGACTCGCTGCCTGTTCTTGAGTTGGCTAGCAAGCAAGGTGAAGCACGTCGAGATGTGGTGATGGCTGGCCATCTGCTCGTGGCAGCGGACAGGTACAACATTGGCAGGCTTAAATTGATTTGCGTGCACAAGTTATGTAGCCATATTGATGCCAACATGGTGGCCACAAGTTTGGCTTTAGCTGAGCAGCATGGCTGTAGTGGACTCAAGGAAGCTTGTTTACAGTTCCTCGCTTCTCCTTCCAGTTTAGAGGCGATGAAGGCAAGTGACGGCTACAAGCATCTGAAAATCAGTTGCCCGTCTGCCCTTAAGGAGCTAATTGCTAGGCTCCTGCCAGTTGAAATGAAAGCAGCCAAGGAAATTATCATGGAGATTTAG
- the LOC127297509 gene encoding uncharacterized protein, producing the protein MEAFYYVVFGALSAVVAGLELGKSGKDRVATPTAFNAFKNNYVLVYSLMMSGDWLQGPYVYYLYSQYGFDKGDIGRLFIAGFGSSMLFGTIVGSLADKQGRKRACVTYCITYILSCITKHSPQYRVLMIGRILGGVATSLLFSAFESWLVAEHNKRGYDPQWLSITFSKAIFLGNGLIAIIAGLFANLLADNLGFGPVAPFDAAACFLAIGMAIIMSSWSENYGDSSEGKDLIAQFKGAAKAIASDEKIALLGAIQSLFEGSMYTFVFLWTPALSPNDEDIPHGFIFATFMLSSMLGSSIASRLLARKMKVEGYMQIVFSVSAVTLFLPVATSLLVPASLKGNGISFAGSLQLLGFCTFESCVGIFWPSIMKMRSQYIPEEARSTIMNFFRIPLNLFVCVVLYNVNAFPITVMFGMCSIFLFMAAILQRRLMVVADLHKLSTKAQEMTGEDEPLNP; encoded by the exons ATGGAGGCCTTCTActacgtcgtcttcggcgcgctctCCGCCGTCGTGGCGGGGCTCGAGCTCGGCAAGAGCGGCAAGGACCGCGTCGCCACCCCCACCGCCTTCAACGCCTTCAAGAACAACTACGTCCTCGTCTACTCACTCATGATGT CCGGGGACTGGCTGCAGGGCCCCTACGTCTACTACCTCTACAGCCAGTACGGCTTCGACAAGGGCGACATCGGCCGCCTCTTCATCGCCGGCTTCGGCTCCTCCATGCTCTTCGGCACCATCGTAGGCTCGCTCGCCGACAAGCA GGGCCGCAAGCGGGCCTGCGTCACCTACTGCATCACCTACATCCTCAGCTGCATCACCAAGCACTCGCCGCagtaccgggtgctcatgatcggCCGCATCCTCGGCGGCGTCGCCACCTCCCTGCTCTTCTCCGCCTTCGAGTCATGGCTCGTCGCAGAGCACAACAAG AGAGGCTATGATCCGCAGTGGCTGTCGATCACCTTCTCCAAGGCTATATTTCTCGGAAACGGGCTGATTGCCATCATCGCTGGGCTGTTTGCAAACCTGCTTGCTGATAACCTGGGCTTTGGTCCCGTGGCTCCTTTCGACGCGGCTGCGTGCTTCCTGGCAATAGGCATGGCTATCATAATGTCCTCCTGGAGCGAGAACTATGGAGATTCGTCTGAAGGCAAGGACTTGATCGCTCAGTTCAAGGGTGCGGCTAAGGCGATTGCTTCAG ATGAAAAGATTGCGTTGCTGGGAGCCATACAGTCATTGTTCGAGGGCTCGATGTACACCTTTGTCTTCCTCTGGACTCCAGCGTTGAGCCCAAATGACGAAGACATTCCTCATGGCTTCATATTTGCGACCTTCATGCTCTCATCTATGTTGGGTAGCTCCATTGCCTCGCGCCTGTTGGCCCGGAAAATGAAGGTCGAAGGCTATATGCAGATAGTGTTTTCCGTATCAGCCGTCACCCTTTTCCTCCCTGTTGCCACCAGC CTCCTAGTGCCAGCTTCACTGAAAGGAAACGGCATCTCGTTTGCAGGCTCACTGCAGCTGCTTGGTTTCTGTACCTTTGAGTCATGTGTCGGCATTTTCTGGCCATCTATCATGAAAATGAGGTCTCAATATATTCCTGAGGAGGCAAGAAGCACGATCATGAATTTCTTCCGCATACCGCTGAACCTGTTTGTCTGCGTGGTGCTGTACAAT GTGAATGCGTTCCCTATCACCGTCATGTTTGGCATGTGCTCCATCTTCCTCTTCATGGCAGCGATCTTGCAGAGACGGCTAATGGTTGTTGCCGACCTACACAAACTATCAACGA AAGCACAAGAGATGACTGGGGAAGACGAACCACTAAATCCTTGA